The following proteins come from a genomic window of Nostoc sp. ATCC 53789:
- a CDS encoding HMA2 domain-containing protein, with translation MTSIKRSNSGKAASMNLRLPPKKATKSVAKKAESSQKIFYSIVHTIPGRIRFRIPLLARDTEYANQLKLSMESDPRVTNVRTNPKAASIVINYKVGVISDNQMREHLVNLIQTAQDVVLPKEVMAKSIVGAIFDALINLIDNTRKINQARNVLVYRRFRTDIWEWMLSTSRSLIKKLKSATMFILPNKRWRLRGNSEANSQPLKLKSTSEANLI, from the coding sequence ATGACTTCGATAAAACGGTCTAACTCTGGCAAAGCTGCTAGTATGAACCTGCGTTTACCACCAAAAAAGGCAACTAAAAGCGTAGCTAAGAAAGCAGAGTCATCCCAAAAGATATTCTATAGCATAGTCCATACAATTCCTGGACGGATTCGTTTTCGTATTCCTCTGTTAGCCAGAGATACTGAGTATGCTAATCAACTTAAATTATCGATGGAATCCGATCCTAGAGTTACAAATGTCCGTACTAACCCAAAAGCTGCATCCATTGTCATCAATTATAAAGTAGGTGTAATTTCAGATAATCAAATGCGCGAGCATCTGGTTAATCTGATTCAAACTGCTCAAGATGTGGTTCTGCCAAAAGAGGTAATGGCAAAATCAATCGTAGGGGCTATCTTTGATGCTCTAATCAACTTAATTGATAATACGCGCAAGATTAACCAAGCACGTAATGTTCTTGTATATAGAAGGTTTAGAACAGACATTTGGGAATGGATGCTTTCTACCTCAAGAAGCCTAATTAAGAAGTTAAAATCTGCCACCATGTTTATCTTGCCTAACAAGCGGTGGCGATTAAGAGGCAATAGCGAGGCGAATTCCCAGCCTTTGAAACTGAAATCTACCAGCGAAGCAAATCTTATATAG
- a CDS encoding WD40 repeat domain-containing protein encodes MQQGLMLLIQLVLEFAPVVVELVQNRNKSSLGLSKYESIEAIPEILKVLNPANKKSGDVEAFEQARIFQQQLVADNHQTQLRIAAQERETALKLPEVNKIFDSWPLRLYPSQILDHTNYGHTPLKIFIAPPQVDCDQFGDRRDENIFQFELMLAEGLRDFLNKHYSLHSQVRPTELLAGAWDSKRFHSESSIKVLFGMLKTEPSLILESENDGDYLNFRIAYWGLGQDNYYYKTIARLPYREILEESAKRRALEWKKIRDELVALGDESEEVNQLGKDNVINLEILEKVEKWHKKGIDISKLSLQYQVNRQDYEKLCQVLITYHCLVAGWVADIYHLVDRGVPPLLPELLPSLLSDAFDLQSLGVIASGYKQVYQALENERCYWIPELALQLAQSLCHLSDAYGGKLRAWANEQLNYSVSTWLQLRQISPNDSPNPLQVMQSAVSVKDEEYVKKLREYFVAVGDTQSIADVDEILNRIANLKHQVTVQHIFLRHTLTGHSEKVTSVAISPDSQTLVSGCADKTIKVWNLKTGKLIRTLTEDLGKISSVAISPDGHYFAVGICQHPKSNVKVWNLNSDKLLHTLLGHQKPVNCIAISPDGQILASGSNKIKIWNLHKGDRISTLWHSFAVNAAAISPDGTILASGSSDNKIRLWNPHTGEPLRTLNGHSGEVKSVIISPDGEILFSASADKTIKIWNLTTGKVLHTLTGHLEEVRSLAVSPDGEILFSGSVDKTIKIWHLQTGELLQTITEHSGAVNSIAISHDGQFLASASSDKTIKIWQIN; translated from the coding sequence ATGCAGCAAGGGTTAATGTTACTAATTCAACTGGTACTAGAGTTTGCGCCTGTTGTTGTAGAGCTAGTCCAAAATAGAAATAAATCTAGTTTAGGACTGAGTAAATATGAATCGATAGAGGCAATTCCTGAAATACTCAAAGTTCTAAATCCTGCAAATAAAAAAAGCGGTGATGTTGAAGCTTTTGAACAAGCAAGAATTTTTCAACAGCAATTAGTAGCCGATAATCACCAAACGCAATTAAGAATAGCCGCACAAGAGCGAGAAACAGCGCTTAAGTTACCAGAAGTCAATAAAATTTTTGATAGCTGGCCCTTAAGATTATATCCTTCACAAATTTTAGACCACACAAATTATGGACACACTCCACTTAAAATTTTTATCGCTCCTCCTCAAGTAGATTGTGACCAATTTGGCGATCGTAGAGATGAAAATATTTTTCAATTTGAGTTAATGTTAGCTGAAGGATTAAGAGATTTTCTCAACAAACATTACTCTTTACACAGTCAAGTTAGACCAACAGAGTTATTGGCAGGAGCCTGGGATAGTAAACGTTTTCACAGTGAATCAAGTATTAAAGTTCTGTTTGGAATGTTGAAAACAGAGCCAAGTTTGATTTTAGAGTCAGAAAATGATGGAGATTATTTAAATTTTAGAATTGCCTACTGGGGTTTAGGGCAAGACAATTATTATTATAAAACAATTGCTCGTTTACCTTATCGAGAAATTCTAGAAGAGTCTGCTAAAAGGCGGGCATTAGAATGGAAGAAAATTAGAGATGAGCTTGTGGCATTGGGAGACGAAAGCGAGGAAGTTAATCAGCTTGGAAAAGATAATGTGATAAATTTAGAAATTTTAGAAAAGGTAGAAAAATGGCATAAAAAAGGAATTGATATTAGTAAGTTATCTTTACAATATCAAGTCAATCGTCAGGATTATGAAAAACTTTGCCAGGTTTTGATTACCTATCACTGTTTGGTTGCAGGTTGGGTAGCAGATATTTACCACCTGGTTGATCGTGGTGTACCTCCGCTACTACCAGAGTTGCTGCCGAGTTTGCTGTCAGATGCTTTTGATTTACAATCACTAGGGGTTATCGCCTCTGGTTACAAACAAGTTTACCAAGCTCTGGAAAATGAGCGCTGTTACTGGATTCCAGAATTGGCTTTACAATTAGCCCAGAGTTTATGCCATTTAAGCGATGCCTACGGCGGTAAACTACGCGCTTGGGCAAACGAACAGCTAAATTATTCTGTGAGTACATGGTTACAACTACGCCAAATATCACCAAACGATTCTCCTAACCCGCTTCAGGTAATGCAATCAGCCGTCAGCGTTAAAGATGAGGAATATGTAAAAAAGTTAAGAGAATATTTTGTCGCGGTGGGTGATACTCAGAGTATTGCTGATGTTGATGAAATTTTAAATCGCATCGCCAACCTCAAACACCAAGTAACAGTACAACATATCTTTCTCAGACATACCCTAACTGGACATTCAGAAAAAGTGACATCTGTCGCCATTAGTCCTGATTCTCAGACTTTAGTTAGCGGTTGTGCAGATAAAACCATCAAAGTATGGAATCTTAAGACTGGTAAACTTATCCGTACTCTCACAGAAGATTTAGGCAAAATTTCCTCTGTTGCGATTAGTCCTGATGGACATTATTTTGCTGTTGGTATTTGTCAACACCCCAAAAGTAATGTCAAAGTATGGAATCTCAATTCTGACAAACTCCTACACACTCTGTTAGGACATCAAAAACCGGTTAACTGCATCGCAATCAGTCCTGACGGGCAAATTCTTGCCAGTGGTAGTAATAAAATCAAAATTTGGAATTTGCATAAAGGCGATCGCATTTCTACCCTTTGGCATTCATTCGCAGTTAATGCTGCTGCTATTAGCCCCGATGGTACAATCCTTGCTAGTGGTAGTTCTGACAACAAAATTAGGCTGTGGAACCCACACACGGGAGAGCCATTACGCACCCTCAACGGACATTCTGGTGAGGTAAAATCAGTAATCATCAGTCCTGATGGAGAAATTCTCTTTAGCGCTAGTGCAGACAAAACTATCAAAATTTGGAATTTAACTACAGGCAAAGTGTTACATACCTTGACTGGACATTTAGAAGAGGTAAGATCCTTAGCCGTTAGTCCTGATGGAGAAATTCTCTTTAGCGGTAGCGTAGACAAAACCATCAAAATTTGGCATTTGCAGACGGGAGAGTTACTGCAAACTATCACAGAACACTCAGGGGCAGTAAACTCTATTGCTATTAGCCATGATGGTCAATTTTTGGCTAGTGCTAGTTCTGATAAAACCATCAAAATTTGGCAGATAAATTAA